The following is a genomic window from Lysinibacillus sp. JNUCC-52.
TCGGAAGGTGCGGCTGGATCACCTCCTTTCTAAGGATTTTAACGGAATGTTTCGTTTAGGACGAAACAATGATTACGTCTTTGCTGTTCAGTTTTGAAGGTTCATTCTTACGAATGAAATACTTCAAAATTTGTTCTTTGAAAACTGGATAAAACGACATTGAAATTGTAACAAACACATTTATTTTTTAAATTAAGTTTTTTAGGCTTAATAACTAGGTTAAGTTATTAAGGGCGCACGGCGAATGCCTTGGCACTAGGAGCCGAAGAAGGACGGCACTAACACCGATATGCTTCGGGGAGCTGTAAGTGAGCTTTGATCCGGAGATTTCCGAATGGGGGAACCCACTACGTTTAATCGCGTAGTATCTTGACGTGAATACATAGCGTCTTGAAGGCAGACCCAGGGAACTGAAACATCTAAGTACCTGGAGGAAGAGAAAGAAAAATCGATTCCCTGAGTAGCGGCGAGCGAAACGGGAAGAGCCCAAACCAAGAGGCTTGCCTCTTGGGGTTGTAGGACACTCTATACGGAGTTACAAAGGAATGAGTTAGATGAAGCGACTTGGAAAGGTCCGCCAGAGCAGGTAAAAGCCCTGTAGTCGAAAGTTTATTCCCTCCAGAGTGGATCCTGAGTACGGCGGAACACGTGAAATTCCGTCGGAATCCGGGAGGACCATCTCCCAAGGCTAAATACTACCTAGTGACCGATAGTGAACCAGTACCGTGAGGGAAAGGTGAAAAGCACCCCGGAAGGGGAGTGAAAGAGATCCTGAAACCGTGTGCCTACAAGTAGTTAGAGCCCGTTAATGGGTGATAGCGTGCCTTTTGTAGAATGAACCGGCGAGTTACGATTACGTGCGAGGTTAAGCTTTAGAAGGCGGAGCCGCAGCGAAAGCGAGTCTGAATAGGGCGAATTAGTACGTGGTCGTAGACCCGAAACCAGGTGATCTACCCATGTCCAGGGTGAAGGTGAGGTAACACTTACTGGAGGCCCGAACCCACGCACGTTGAAAAGTGCGGGGATGAGGTGTGGGTAGCGGAGAAATTCCAATCGAACTTGGAGATAGCTGGTTCTCTCCGAAATAGCTTTAGGGCTAGCCTCGTGATGAGAATACTGGAGGTAGAGCACTGTTTGGACTAGGGGGCCATCCCGGTTTACCGAATTCAGACAAACTCCGAATGCCAGATATTTATACACGGGAGTCAGACTGCGAGTGATAAGATCCGTAGTCAAAAGGGAAACAGCCCAGACCACCAGCTAAGGTCCCAAAGTAATCGTTAAGTGGAAAAGGATGTGGCGTTGCACAGACAACCAGGATGTTGGCTTAGAAGCAGCCATCATTTAAAGAGTGCGTAATAGCTCACTGGTCGAGTGACGCTGCGCCGAAAATGTATCGGGGCTAAACGATTCACCGAAGCTGTGGATTGACATCTACGATGTCAGTGGTAGGAGAGCGTTCTAAGTGCGTTGAAGTCAGACCGGAAGGACTGGTGGAGCGCTTAGAAGTGAGAATGCCGGTATGAGTAGCGAAAGACGGGTGAGAATCCCGTCCACCGTATGACTAAGGTTTCCTGAGGAAGGCTCGTCCGCTCAGGGTTAGTCGGGACCTAAGCCGAGGCCGATAGGCGTAGGCGATGGACAACAGGTTGATATTCCTGTACCACCTCCTCACCGTTTGAGAAATGGGGGGACGCAGTAGGATAGGGTAAGCGCGCCGTTGGTTGTGCGCGTCCAAGCAGTAAGGCGTGTGTGTAGGCAAATCCGCACACTGTAACGTTGAGCTGTGATGGCGAGTCCGTATGGACGAAGTTCCTGATTTCACACTGCCAAGAAAAGCCTCTATCGAGGTGAGAGGTGCCCGTACCGCAAACCGACACAGGTAGTCGAGGAGAGAATCCTAAGGTGTGCGAGAGAACTCTCGTTAAGGAACTCGGCAAAATGACCCCGTAACTTCGGGAGAAGGGGTGCTCTTGAGCGTGCAAGCGCACGAGAGCCGCAGTGAATAGGCCCAGGCGACTGTTTAGCAAAAACACAGGTCTCTGCAAAACCGTAAGGTGACGTATAGGGGCTGACGCCTGCCCGGTGCTGGAAGGTTAAGAGGAGTGGTTAGCGCAAGCGAAGCTGCGAATTGAAGCCCCAGTAAACGGCGGCCGTAACTATAACGGTCCTAAGGTAGCGAAATTCCTTGTCGGGTAAGTTCCGACCCGCACGAAAGGCGTAACGATCTGGGCACTGTCTCAACGAGAGACTCGGTGAAATTATAGTACCTGTGAAGATGCAGGTTACCCGCGACAGGACGGAAAGACCCCGTGGAGCTTTACTGTAGCCTGATATTGAATTTTGGTACAACTTGTACAGGATAGGTAGGAGCCAGAGATCTCGGAGCGCCAGCTTCGAAGGAGGCGTCGGTGGGATACTACCCTGGTTGTATTGAAATTCTAACCCATGCCCCTTAGCGGGGCAGGAGACAGTGTCAGGCGGACAGTTTGACTGGGGCGGTCGCCTCCTAAAAGGTAACGGAGGCGCCCAAAGGTTCCCTCAGAATGGTTGGAAATCATTCGTAGAGTGTAAAGGCACAAGGGAGCTTGACTGCGAGACCTACAAGTCGAGCAGGGTCGAAAGACGGGCTTAGTGATCCGGTGGTTCCGCATGGAAGGGCCATCGCTCAACGGATAAAAGCTACCCCGGGGATAACAGGCTTATCTCCCCCAAGAGTCCACATCGACGGGGAGGTTTGGCACCTCGATGTCGGCTCATCGCATCCTGGGGCTGTAGTCGGTCCCAAGGGTTGGGCTGTTCGCCCATTAAAGCGGTACGCGAGCTGGGTTCAGAACGTCGTGAGACAGTTCGGTCCCTATCCGTCGTGGGCGTAGGAAATTTGAGAGGAGCTGTCCTTAGTACGAGAGGACCGGGATGGACACACCGCTGGTGTACCAGTTGTCTTGCCAAAGGCATCGCTGGGTAGCTATGTGTGGACGGGATAAGTGCTGAAAGCATCTAAGCATGAAGCCCCCCTCAAGATGAGATTTCCCATTACGCAAGTAAGTAAGATCCCTCAAAGACGATGAGGTAGATAGGTTCGAGGTGGAAGTGTGGTGACACATGGAGCTGACGAATACTAATCGATCGAGGACTTAACCAAAAAAGTTTGTAACATTCAATGAACCGTTTATCCAGTTTTGAAAGAATAAAAAAGTATTTCTTAGATACTTGTAATTATAATACTATATGTTATAATAGGTAATGTCTTTCAAATAGTCTAGTGATGATGGCAAAGAGGTCACACCCGTTCCCATACCGAACACGGAAGTTAAGCTCTTTAGCGCCGATGGTAGTTGGGGGCTTCCCCCTGTGAGAGTAGGACGTCGCTAGGCTATACATAATAAAATCATTCCGAAGTAGCTCAGTTGGTAGTAGCACCTGACTGTTAATCAGGTTGTCGCAGGTTCGAGTCCTGCCTTCGGAGCCATTCTTGGAGAGTTGTCCGAGTGGCCGAAGGAGCACGATTGGAAATCGTGTAGGCGGTTAACACTGTCTCAAGGGTTCAAATCCCTTACTCTCCGCCAGCACTTACGATTCCAATTAGTAAGGCCCCTTGGTCAAGCGGTTAAGACACCGCCCTTTCACGGCGGTAACACGGGTTCGAATCCCGTAGGGGTCACCATTTATAACGAATACCCAGATGGAGGATTAGCTCAGCTGGGAGAGCATCTGCCTTACAAGCAGAGGGTCGGCGGTTCGAGCCCGTCATCCTCCACCATTTTATAAAATTAAATTAGTATTGTCGCGGGGTGGAGCAGTGGTAGCTCGTCGGGCTCATAACCCGAAGGTCACAGGTTCAAATCCTGTCTCCGCAACCAAATAAAGGTCCCGTGGTGTAGCGGTTAACATGCCTGCCTGTCACGCAGGAGATCGCCGGTTCGATCCCGGTCGGGACCGCCATTTTTCAAATAATAAATATGGGTCAGTAGCTCAGTTGGTAGAGCATTAGATTGAAGCTCTAAGTGTCGGCGGTTCGATTCCGTCCTGACCCATCGTTTTTTTGCCGGTTTAGCTCAGCAGGTAGAGCAACTGACTTGTAATCAGTAGGTCGTGGGTTCGATTCCTATAGCCGGCACCATGTTTTCCTGGAGGGGTAGCGAAGTGGCTAAACGCGGCGGACTGTAAATCCGCTCCTTAGGGTTCGGCGGTTCGAATCCGTCCCCCTCCACCAGTTTTTATTTAATAGGGGCATAGTTCAACGGTAGAATAGAGGTCTCCAAAACCTTTGGTGTGGGTTCGATTCCTACTGCCCCTGCCAATTAATTTTATGGCGGTTGTGGCGAAGTGGTTAACGCACCGGATTGTGGTTCCGGCATTCGTGGGTTCGATTCCCATCAGTCGCCCCATTAATATAAAATTAAAATTAAAATTAAAACTATAAAGCAATGGCGATTGTGGCGAAGTGGTTAACGCACCGGATTGTGGTTCCGGCATTCGTGGGTTCGATTCCCATCAGTCGCCCCATTGTTGGGGTATAGCCAAGCGGTAAGGCAACGGATTTTGATTCCGTCATGCCCTGGTTCGAATCCAGGTACCCCAGCCATTTATGCGGAAGTAGTTCAGTGGTAGAACACCACCTTGCCAAGGTGGGGGTCGCGAGTTCGAACCTCGTCTTCCGCTCCAATAATATGGCGGCATAGCCAAGTGGTAAGGCACAGGTCTGCAACACCTTTATCACCGGTTCAAATCCGGTTGCCGCCTCCATATTTTTTTCTTAATCGGATACTCCGATTTTTTTTATCTCTAAAGTATTATGCCGGTGTGGCGGAATTGGCAGACGCGCACGACTCAAAATCGTGTTCCTTTGGAGTGTCGGTTCGACCCCGACCACCGGTATCCAAAGTGAATTTAAAAGACTTCAACAACTTTGTTGAGGTCTTTTTTGTTTTTAAATAATGGCAGATTACAAGCGCAAAGTAATAGGTATTTGATATAATAAAGTTTGTATATTCAGAATTATTATATTTTTAGATGTTAGGTTTGGAGGTAATACTTATGAAAAATAAACTATTATCATTTTTACTACTCTTAGCAGCTATTTTTTTATTTCTAGATGCCTTTACAAATATATTTAGCGATTATGCAATGGTTAAAAAAATAGTTGCTATCGTGCTTATTTGTTTAGCAGGTACTTTCATCTATTTTTCTTTAATTTTTACAAGTGAAAAAAGGGGGAGATGAATTGGGTCGAGTAATAGGGTTTGAACTAAATAGTCAAGATCCTGAAAAAGCAGCGAATTTTTATTCTAAAGTTTTTGCATGGGAAATTGCGGAGCCTCGTTGGGATTACTGGGCTGTCACAACAGGTGCCAGCGAGCAAAATGGTATTGACGGTGGAATTGGTAAAGGTCCAAGCGATTATCCACATGGAGTACGTGTGCAAATTGAAGTAGATTCGATTGATGACTCTATTGCGAAAGCTATGGAGAATGGGGCTACTATTGTCCGAGAAAAAATGGAATTTAATGATTTTTTTCTTGCCTATTTAGTAGACCCTACTGGACTAGGTTTTGGTTTAATTCAAAATAAGTAAAATGAATAAGCTTTAACGCCTCTGCAAAGTTGCAGGGGGTTTTTTATTTTACAAGAGTTATGAAGTCTATTAGAAGTGTAAGCGTATTTTGAAACGGGTATGGAATGATTAGTGTTAATTGCAAGAAAACTATTAAAAATATCTTTTTAGTTAATATTTATTTTACTTGATGAATAGGATAACAAGGATGGGAGTAAATATAGGGGGAATAGCATGAAGAAAATAAGTAGGATCTTAATTGTAGTTGTGATTTTTGGGTTATTACAGATTCAGCCAGTATACGCAGCTAGTTTTAAAGATGTGTCATCTGATAATACGTTAAGTACCGAAATAGATTACTTAGTTGAGCGGGGGATTATTAAAGGTTATCCTAATGGCACTTTCAAACCAAATGACTATGTAACTAGGGCACAGGTAGCTGTCATGTTAACTCGTGCGGTAGGGTTGAAAACGACGAATGTTAAAAATCCAAAGTATCAAGATGTGCCGACTTCACATATCTATTATAAAGAAATCGCTGCTACCCAAAATGCGGGGATATTTGAGGCAACGAAAAAATTTAATCCGAATGGGACGCTGACGAGAGCAGATATGGCTGTTGTTTTGCAACGTGCATTTAAATTAAAGGGAGCGAGCCCTTATTATTTTACAGACGTTACAGAGAAGACGCCAGGCTATAAGGAAATATTAGCGGTAGCGAATAATAATATTACGAGCGGTTATCAGGATGGTTCATTTAAACCAAAATTGCCGTTAACACGTGCGCATTTTTCAGCATTTGTTGCACGTGCCATGACCCTTTCAAAGCCGAATTTACAAAAGGATCCTGCATATAAATACACTTATGCATTTTACTCACCAGATGATGGCTTACGATACACATTAAATTATCAATACAGCCATAATGATAATAAAAACGATGTTTGGTCAATTGCTAATACAACGAATAATAAGCAGTTTAATGATGAGTTATTATATTATGATGGCTCTGTATATGCACAAGCAATTGCTCAGGAATATAGCTCACATTACGACTTTTATATAGGGCTACCTCTTAGAATTGGTGTAATAGTTCACGAAGACGATGAAGGTCCAGTTAACGGCAATCGTATAACAGTTCAAACGACGGATGGAACGGTTCGAGCAGGTGGTGTTAATTATAAAAATGTAGCTGTATTAGAAGAAAGTTTTAAATATATTGATGTAGTGAAAACCTATTATTTTGTAGACGGTATTGGTTTAGTCAAGGAACTGCACAATGGCGAAGTAGTATATGAGTTGCTAAAACGAACAGCAAATTAAAAGCGTAAAAGGATGCATCCAACAATGCATCCTTTTTTTAAGTGATCGATATATGAAAATAACGTTCAAGTGCTTGTTGCCACTCTTTCTCAGTGTGGGTTGTATACGTAGTTAATGAGTGCCCTTCATATATACGGAATTCATTATTGAACATAGTATGTCGACCTGAAGAAGTGCGAATCATTGCGATTTTATTTTTTTGTTGAGAAAGTCGTGGGGCAAAATTAGCATCATTATCATTATCTGTGAAGTTATAAAGTAGGCGCCAATTGTGTGGTGTTTGCTCATAAAGCATCCATCCGTACGTGTCATCCCATTCAATTTTATATAGCTCTTTCCCTTCTCGATGTTCATGGTGAGCAATTAATGGAACTGGTTTACAAGGGGCTAGTGCACCTACTCCAACGTCCGAGATATAAGGTACGCCGTCAAATTGGACGAGAAGTAGCTGATGCATAGGAACTTCTTCAAGTGGTGTATCCGCATCCATATTGCGCCAAAATTGTGCATAGCGATTCGTTACAGAAAAACCGAGCTCACGAAGTAACCAGCTATATAAAATATTTAGCTCGAAGCAATTGCCTCCGCGTTGTTGAACGATAATTTTTTGAAAAAGATCAGGAATAGCAAAGGAGATGCCACGTTTCAAGGCAACGTCTATATTTTCATAAGGTATCGTATGTAGATGTTTTGTTTGTAATTGACCAAGTAGTTTTATAGACGGCTCTATAGATCCTTGAAATTGAAGATAATTTAAATATTGTTGTATTTGAGAATTCATAAAATCGCCTCACTTCCTTACTATTTAACATAACCGAAATAGCAATAGAATACACGTAAAAAAATTGATAAAGAAAATAATAGAAATGCAGCTAAATAACT
Proteins encoded in this region:
- a CDS encoding arylamine N-acetyltransferase family protein, with the protein product MNSQIQQYLNYLQFQGSIEPSIKLLGQLQTKHLHTIPYENIDVALKRGISFAIPDLFQKIIVQQRGGNCFELNILYSWLLRELGFSVTNRYAQFWRNMDADTPLEEVPMHQLLLVQFDGVPYISDVGVGALAPCKPVPLIAHHEHREGKELYKIEWDDTYGWMLYEQTPHNWRLLYNFTDNDNDANFAPRLSQQKNKIAMIRTSSGRHTMFNNEFRIYEGHSLTTYTTHTEKEWQQALERYFHISIT
- a CDS encoding S-layer homology domain-containing protein, encoding MKKISRILIVVVIFGLLQIQPVYAASFKDVSSDNTLSTEIDYLVERGIIKGYPNGTFKPNDYVTRAQVAVMLTRAVGLKTTNVKNPKYQDVPTSHIYYKEIAATQNAGIFEATKKFNPNGTLTRADMAVVLQRAFKLKGASPYYFTDVTEKTPGYKEILAVANNNITSGYQDGSFKPKLPLTRAHFSAFVARAMTLSKPNLQKDPAYKYTYAFYSPDDGLRYTLNYQYSHNDNKNDVWSIANTTNNKQFNDELLYYDGSVYAQAIAQEYSSHYDFYIGLPLRIGVIVHEDDEGPVNGNRITVQTTDGTVRAGGVNYKNVAVLEESFKYIDVVKTYYFVDGIGLVKELHNGEVVYELLKRTAN
- a CDS encoding VOC family protein, translated to MGRVIGFELNSQDPEKAANFYSKVFAWEIAEPRWDYWAVTTGASEQNGIDGGIGKGPSDYPHGVRVQIEVDSIDDSIAKAMENGATIVREKMEFNDFFLAYLVDPTGLGFGLIQNK